One genomic window of Desmospora activa DSM 45169 includes the following:
- a CDS encoding DUF5957 family protein yields MKKAIVIALGLIGGLIGGFIAGIVLSEMIAMIGLQLFDRPIWLRWLRFLPFISALVGAVAVPVVLRRI; encoded by the coding sequence ATGAAAAAGGCTATTGTAATCGCATTGGGCCTGATCGGAGGCTTGATTGGCGGATTTATCGCCGGTATTGTCCTGTCCGAAATGATCGCCATGATCGGTCTGCAACTATTTGATCGTCCCATCTGGCTGAGGTGGCTTCGCTTTCTTCCGTTTATTTCTGCTCTGGTGGGTGCCGTTGCGGTACCCGTGGTTTTAAGGCGTATATGA
- a CDS encoding GNAT family N-acetyltransferase, with protein MILETKRMILRQLTMDDVDNLLLIFRDPIAMEHYPSTKDVAETKSWIQWNLNLYANNGYGLWAAIDKKSGEFLGQVGLTPQEVEQVIEIEIGYLFVRKFWGKRFATEGALACREYGFHELNRNRLISLPDPLNLASRRVAEKIGMVLEKEVTKWNKQVLVYAVHKDY; from the coding sequence TTGATCCTGGAAACCAAGAGAATGATCTTGCGACAGTTAACGATGGATGATGTGGATAATTTATTACTTATTTTTCGTGATCCAATCGCAATGGAACACTACCCTTCTACAAAAGACGTGGCTGAGACGAAAAGTTGGATTCAATGGAATTTAAACTTATACGCAAACAATGGTTATGGTCTTTGGGCGGCGATTGATAAAAAGAGTGGTGAGTTTCTCGGGCAAGTGGGGCTAACCCCTCAAGAGGTTGAGCAAGTGATTGAAATTGAGATTGGTTATTTGTTTGTGAGAAAGTTCTGGGGAAAAAGGTTCGCGACTGAAGGTGCCCTCGCTTGCCGTGAATACGGTTTCCATGAACTAAACCGAAACCGGCTAATCTCTCTTCCTGATCCCTTGAATTTAGCGAGTAGACGGGTTGCAGAGAAAATCGGCATGGTTCTGGAAAAAGAAGTGACGAAGTGGAATAAACAAGTATTGGTTTATGCTGTCCATAAAGACTACTGA
- a CDS encoding DinB family protein, with amino-acid sequence MGQVDQMVNHWYRHRHALEELLKAIPNEYLHYKPWDGAMELGELAQHVAASNYMFVSIVKTGEGQIKMPEIVDCNTLDDVLRLVQDYTEKTKAIYSSLTDAELELQYDSPYPNFHGPRKKILTIMTDHEIHHKGQLMLYARMVGVKELPFFV; translated from the coding sequence ATGGGACAAGTTGATCAGATGGTGAATCATTGGTATAGGCATCGCCATGCATTGGAAGAACTGCTTAAAGCGATTCCAAACGAGTATCTCCACTACAAACCCTGGGACGGTGCGATGGAACTGGGGGAGCTTGCCCAACATGTGGCCGCGTCGAACTATATGTTTGTATCGATTGTGAAGACGGGTGAAGGGCAAATAAAGATGCCGGAAATCGTCGACTGTAACACGTTGGATGATGTGCTTCGGCTTGTGCAAGACTATACCGAGAAAACGAAGGCGATTTACTCCTCGCTGACAGACGCAGAACTGGAGTTGCAATACGACTCCCCATATCCAAACTTCCACGGACCGAGGAAAAAAATACTGACGATAATGACCGATCACGAAATCCATCACAAAGGTCAACTCATGCTATATGCACGGATGGTCGGAGTAAAGGAGCTACCGTTTTTTGTTTAA
- the nadB gene encoding L-aspartate oxidase gives MRQADFIVVGSGIAGLLTAWELARHGEVLVLTKNRAAAGNTARAQGGIAAAVGEDDTIDLHRRDTIRAGAGLCVEEAVDILVGGGKEAISRLAQLGTPFDRGDHGWALTREGSHSVSRILHAYGDATGAAIVETLLARVSEHPDIHLCDYVSVLDLVIHKGKCTGVWVQDQDRDPQMIQARAVVLATGGCGQIFRFTTNDPVVTGDGLAMAYRADARLTDMEMVQFHPTALAVEQNPMVLISEAVRGEGARLINDRGETFMDAIHPWKDLAPRDIVSRAIDGEMRAGRRVYLDARRIDDFGQRFPTIDRLCRTHGVDPSRGLIPVVPAAHFLMGGVVVDTWGRTTIPHLFAVGETACTGVHGANRLASNSLLEGAVFARRTAEKAALLPCVKIEKEERVIPSMCVNEQESASRKQHLRHILWEHAGIIREEKRLISGMKALTRLKEETPASDWECHNMITVSQLVLQAALWRKESRGGHFRSDYPTVKPEWAKKRSSSQRGKPDESVTFAAIGT, from the coding sequence ATGAGGCAGGCTGATTTTATCGTCGTTGGATCGGGGATTGCCGGTTTGCTTACAGCCTGGGAACTGGCTCGTCACGGTGAGGTGCTGGTACTGACCAAAAACCGTGCCGCTGCAGGTAACACCGCTCGTGCCCAAGGCGGGATTGCGGCTGCGGTGGGAGAAGATGACACAATCGATCTGCATCGCCGGGATACCATTCGCGCCGGGGCAGGTCTCTGTGTGGAGGAAGCAGTTGATATCCTGGTGGGGGGAGGAAAGGAAGCGATCTCCCGCTTGGCACAGTTGGGAACTCCCTTTGACCGAGGGGATCATGGTTGGGCGTTGACACGGGAAGGGTCCCACTCGGTTTCCCGCATTTTACATGCCTACGGTGACGCGACCGGGGCGGCGATCGTGGAGACATTGCTAGCGCGCGTATCGGAACATCCTGACATCCACCTGTGTGATTATGTTTCGGTGTTGGATTTAGTGATTCATAAGGGGAAATGTACCGGGGTTTGGGTACAGGATCAGGATCGTGATCCCCAAATGATACAAGCTCGTGCGGTTGTGTTGGCGACGGGGGGATGTGGACAGATCTTCCGCTTTACCACCAATGATCCGGTGGTGACGGGAGACGGACTGGCAATGGCGTATCGGGCGGATGCACGATTGACGGATATGGAGATGGTCCAATTTCATCCGACGGCGCTGGCGGTGGAACAAAATCCGATGGTGCTGATCTCGGAAGCGGTGCGGGGAGAAGGGGCACGCTTGATCAACGACCGTGGCGAAACCTTTATGGATGCGATTCATCCGTGGAAGGATTTGGCTCCGCGGGATATTGTCTCCCGTGCAATCGATGGCGAAATGCGTGCGGGACGGCGCGTCTATCTGGATGCCCGTCGGATCGACGATTTTGGTCAACGCTTTCCCACGATTGATCGCCTCTGCCGTACCCATGGCGTCGATCCGAGCAGGGGACTGATTCCAGTGGTGCCGGCAGCTCACTTTTTGATGGGAGGCGTAGTGGTTGATACCTGGGGACGTACCACGATTCCCCATCTGTTTGCCGTCGGCGAAACGGCGTGTACTGGTGTCCATGGTGCCAATCGCTTAGCCAGCAATTCTTTGTTGGAAGGGGCAGTGTTTGCCCGACGTACGGCGGAGAAAGCAGCTCTTTTGCCATGTGTGAAAATAGAGAAAGAAGAACGTGTCATTCCATCTATGTGCGTCAATGAACAAGAATCGGCATCCCGTAAACAGCATCTTCGCCATATTTTGTGGGAGCATGCCGGTATTATTCGAGAGGAAAAACGCTTAATTTCAGGAATGAAGGCGCTTACCCGTTTGAAAGAGGAAACACCGGCATCCGATTGGGAGTGCCACAATATGATCACAGTCTCACAACTGGTACTACAAGCCGCTTTATGGCGAAAAGAGAGTCGGGGTGGTCATTTTCGCTCTGATTATCCCACAGTCAAGCCAGAGTGGGCGAAAAAAAGGAGCAGCAGCCAAAGGGGGAAGCCGGATGAATCGGTTACATTTGCAGCAATTGGTACGTGA
- the nadA gene encoding quinolinate synthase NadA, which yields MTILSPFVDTVLPEHYRNLADAEYDERIHAAKTRLGKDLVIMGHHYQRDDVIRFADFTGDSLELARIAQQQQQAKAIVFCGVHFMAESADILTRNDQIVILPDMKAGCSMADMADLEELEEAWEVMQRELGDTVLPVTYVNSTAAIKSFVGRHGGTTCTSTNAKGVLEWAFQQKKRILFLPDQHLGRNTAYAMGIPLEQMAVWNQVQGEWEEVKGPQDDWRVLLWKGHCSVHTKFTVDQIERVRQRDPETKVIVHPECTFDVVQASDLNGSTSYIIKQIEQAPPGSKWAIGTEVNLVQRLANQHPQQHIQLLSQTMCPCLTMNRIDRPHLLWALESLVEGNIVNQVSVDTDTAHWSRTALDRMLAIQ from the coding sequence ATGACAATCTTATCCCCATTTGTGGATACGGTTTTACCGGAACACTATCGCAACTTGGCCGATGCGGAGTATGACGAACGCATCCATGCGGCTAAAACCCGTTTGGGTAAAGATCTGGTGATTATGGGCCATCACTACCAACGGGATGATGTGATTCGCTTTGCCGATTTTACCGGCGATTCTCTGGAGTTGGCTCGGATCGCGCAACAGCAACAACAGGCGAAGGCGATCGTTTTCTGCGGGGTTCATTTTATGGCGGAGTCGGCGGATATCTTGACCCGAAATGATCAGATCGTCATCCTACCTGATATGAAAGCAGGCTGTTCCATGGCGGATATGGCGGATCTAGAGGAGTTAGAAGAGGCGTGGGAAGTGATGCAGCGGGAACTGGGGGATACCGTGCTGCCGGTTACCTATGTTAATTCTACTGCCGCCATTAAATCCTTTGTCGGTCGTCATGGCGGCACCACCTGTACTTCTACCAACGCCAAAGGGGTGCTGGAGTGGGCATTCCAACAAAAAAAGCGGATTCTGTTCCTGCCGGATCAGCATCTGGGCCGCAATACCGCTTATGCCATGGGCATTCCGTTGGAACAGATGGCGGTCTGGAACCAAGTGCAGGGCGAATGGGAAGAAGTAAAAGGACCACAAGATGATTGGCGTGTTTTGCTGTGGAAAGGCCATTGCTCCGTCCACACCAAATTTACCGTGGACCAGATCGAGCGTGTACGCCAGCGGGACCCGGAAACAAAAGTGATCGTCCATCCCGAATGCACCTTTGATGTGGTGCAAGCTTCCGACCTCAACGGCTCCACCAGCTATATTATTAAGCAGATTGAGCAAGCCCCTCCCGGCAGCAAATGGGCGATCGGAACCGAGGTTAACCTGGTGCAGCGATTGGCCAACCAACATCCGCAGCAGCATATCCAACTGCTGAGCCAGACGATGTGCCCTTGTCTCACCATGAACCGCATCGACCGCCCACATCTGTTGTGGGCGTTGGAAAGCCTGGTAGAAGGAAATATCGTCAACCAGGTGTCTGTAGACACAGACACGGCTCACTGGTCCCGGACGGCATTGGATCGAATGCTAGCGATTCAGTGA
- a CDS encoding multicopper oxidase family protein: MIKQSKTISMLLLLLLMSLLATACGFHSGYQSGKYPEEINMAEHGTHHHENGGGDGVSCADITEAPSDAPVKRFTLTAAKTTITLNNGKTVEAWTYNGSTPGPELRVKEGDRVIVTLANKNVEKGVSIHWHGVVLPCSQDGVPGVTQDAVWPGKSFTYEFIARHPGTYWYHSHQQSSEQAGRGLIGRLIVEPKKETFRYDRDYAVTLQKLNDKHTLTNGQVDGLKLDAKPGDAVRLRIINADNEVQWMGVAGADFQVISIDGQDLNGPDVIRQQWIPIGGGQRYDVLFTMPKNGQVQIYSKEQPKLNLSLGHGSAPERLNKNAKEFDFTTYGTPKEDGITPDMKFDRTYQLTLGLLDINGKQFHDIPPLIVKEGEWIKIRFDHKFGGPHPMHLHGHLFKVLTKNGKPLSGSPIYADSILLFRGDVYEIAFEANNPGLWMEHCHNLGHAANGMSMMVNYEGVTTPYRVGTKSGNLPD; this comes from the coding sequence ATGATTAAGCAGAGCAAAACGATCAGCATGCTGTTGCTCTTGTTGTTGATGAGTCTATTGGCGACAGCCTGTGGATTCCATAGTGGATACCAAAGCGGTAAATATCCCGAAGAGATCAATATGGCAGAACACGGTACACACCATCACGAAAATGGGGGAGGAGACGGCGTCTCTTGTGCAGATATAACTGAAGCCCCCTCAGACGCTCCCGTCAAAAGGTTTACGCTTACGGCGGCTAAAACAACGATCACACTAAATAACGGCAAAACGGTGGAAGCCTGGACCTACAACGGCTCCACTCCCGGACCAGAATTGCGTGTCAAGGAAGGTGATCGGGTCATAGTCACCTTGGCAAATAAAAATGTAGAAAAGGGAGTATCCATCCATTGGCACGGTGTCGTTCTCCCTTGTTCACAGGACGGGGTCCCTGGTGTGACACAAGATGCGGTATGGCCGGGGAAATCCTTTACGTATGAATTTATCGCCAGACATCCAGGAACCTATTGGTATCACTCCCATCAACAAAGCTCAGAGCAGGCGGGGCGCGGATTGATCGGGCGACTGATCGTGGAGCCGAAGAAGGAAACCTTCCGCTATGACCGCGATTATGCCGTTACGTTACAGAAGCTAAATGATAAGCATACCCTTACCAATGGCCAAGTAGACGGCTTAAAGCTGGATGCCAAGCCGGGGGATGCCGTCCGCCTTCGTATCATTAATGCTGACAACGAAGTCCAGTGGATGGGTGTAGCCGGAGCCGATTTTCAGGTTATCTCCATCGATGGGCAGGACTTAAACGGCCCAGATGTGATCCGGCAGCAATGGATTCCGATCGGTGGAGGCCAACGGTATGATGTGCTTTTTACCATGCCTAAAAACGGACAGGTTCAGATCTACAGCAAGGAACAGCCAAAATTAAATCTATCCCTTGGGCATGGGTCAGCACCGGAGAGGCTGAACAAGAATGCGAAGGAGTTCGATTTCACTACCTATGGCACCCCAAAGGAAGACGGAATCACACCAGATATGAAGTTTGATCGCACCTATCAACTCACCCTTGGACTCCTCGATATTAACGGTAAACAGTTTCATGACATCCCACCCTTAATCGTGAAGGAGGGGGAGTGGATCAAGATCCGATTTGATCATAAATTTGGCGGGCCGCATCCGATGCACCTTCATGGTCATCTATTTAAGGTGTTAACGAAAAACGGAAAGCCTTTGTCCGGAAGCCCCATTTATGCCGATAGTATTCTGTTGTTTCGCGGGGATGTTTATGAAATCGCCTTTGAGGCCAATAATCCGGGTTTATGGATGGAGCACTGCCATAATTTGGGCCATGCAGCCAACGGCATGTCAATGATGGTCAATTATGAAGGAGTCACTACTCCTTATCGGGTTGGAACAAAATCGGGCAATCTACCGGATTAA
- a CDS encoding AI-2E family transporter produces the protein MPQSKVFRVGYGILLILLIVYVSSLVNFIFRPVIVMFQTLFFPFLVAGVLYYLFRPVVNLLHRKKVPKAVSILVIYLLFIGLITLLVLLVGPTLQEQINKLIDNLPALILEATDQLVALESHPWVQGYLEHYSLEELSNQVTQYVTNEITALITNIAGFVGAIASVVIAFLTVPFILFYMLKEGEKAPKKLILFLPASQRAEGRKILSDMDTALSSYIQGQIIVSVCVGVLIYIGYLIIGLDYALLLAFVALFTNFIPFLGPIIGTIPAIIVAFIDSPLMALWAILITLIAQQIESNLISPQVMGRRLAIHPLTIISILLVAGSLVGFLGLLLAVPTYAVLKVVVSHTYHLIQLRNKRGEETEVLE, from the coding sequence ATGCCCCAGTCTAAAGTCTTTCGCGTGGGTTACGGCATTTTGTTGATTTTATTGATTGTCTATGTGAGTTCACTGGTGAACTTTATTTTCCGTCCTGTGATTGTTATGTTTCAAACACTATTCTTTCCCTTTTTGGTAGCGGGAGTGCTTTATTACCTATTTCGGCCGGTGGTTAATCTACTTCACCGAAAAAAAGTACCCAAAGCCGTCTCCATTTTGGTAATCTACCTTCTGTTTATCGGTTTGATCACGCTTTTGGTCTTGTTGGTCGGCCCAACGTTGCAGGAACAGATAAACAAACTGATCGACAATCTGCCGGCTTTAATCCTTGAAGCGACGGATCAGTTGGTAGCATTAGAGAGCCACCCTTGGGTGCAAGGGTATCTTGAACATTACAGCCTAGAGGAATTATCCAATCAAGTCACTCAATACGTAACCAATGAGATCACCGCTCTCATCACCAACATCGCCGGGTTTGTCGGGGCGATTGCCAGCGTGGTTATCGCCTTTCTCACGGTTCCCTTCATCCTGTTTTATATGCTGAAAGAGGGTGAAAAGGCTCCTAAAAAACTAATCCTTTTCCTGCCTGCCTCGCAGCGAGCTGAAGGGCGCAAAATTTTATCGGATATGGATACCGCTCTCAGTTCTTATATTCAAGGACAGATTATCGTCAGTGTCTGTGTCGGTGTGTTGATCTATATCGGTTACCTCATCATCGGACTAGATTACGCGCTATTATTGGCCTTTGTCGCGTTGTTCACCAATTTCATCCCATTTCTGGGACCGATCATCGGCACGATCCCGGCGATTATCGTCGCCTTTATCGATTCTCCGCTCATGGCCTTGTGGGCGATATTGATTACTCTAATCGCACAGCAGATTGAATCCAACTTGATTTCACCCCAGGTTATGGGCCGTCGCCTCGCTATCCATCCCTTAACCATTATTTCAATATTGCTGGTTGCCGGTAGCCTTGTTGGGTTCCTCGGTTTATTGTTGGCTGTTCCCACCTATGCTGTTCTCAAAGTGGTGGTAAGCCACACATACCATCTGATCCAATTGCGCAACAAACGCGGTGAGGAAACAGAGGTACTGGAATAA
- a CDS encoding cysteine desulfurase family protein, which yields MNPLYFDHGATTPLRDEVRTIMANTWEETFANPGSLHDDGQKAADRVNAARRLAAQSLGASSREIIFTSGGTESNNLAILGAARYLRNRGRHIVTTAIEHPSVLQTCHSLEAEGFSVTVLPVDRHGLITPKQVESALTPDTILVSVMAANNEVGTIQPIAAIGQLLRARNILFHTDAVQAVGKIPFTVDDWGVDLLSVGGHKINGPKGTGLLYVRKGVRLTPLLYGGGQERGLRPGTLNTAGIVGLSVALQLAVAEVESIRKRLEQLRNHLWNRIQTEIGGVTLNGHPQQRLPHNLNISFDRVEGQAVMLELNRYGIAVSSGSACSAGKHAPSHVLSAMGRSAEEAYQSLRITLGWETQLEDVDRLVKCLEEVIGYLRSLVPGE from the coding sequence ATGAACCCCCTCTACTTTGATCACGGGGCCACAACCCCGCTGCGTGACGAGGTGCGTACCATCATGGCGAACACATGGGAGGAGACATTTGCCAATCCAGGTAGTCTCCATGACGATGGGCAAAAAGCAGCGGATCGAGTAAACGCTGCTCGCCGTTTGGCGGCCCAATCCCTCGGCGCCTCCTCCCGCGAGATTATCTTTACCAGTGGTGGAACCGAGTCCAATAATTTGGCCATCCTGGGTGCCGCCCGTTATCTGCGCAATCGTGGACGCCATATTGTCACCACTGCGATTGAGCACCCCTCCGTCTTGCAAACATGCCACTCATTGGAAGCAGAAGGCTTTTCGGTGACGGTTTTGCCGGTGGATCGACACGGGTTGATCACCCCGAAGCAAGTGGAATCCGCTTTAACCCCCGACACCATTCTAGTATCGGTGATGGCGGCCAACAATGAAGTAGGCACCATCCAGCCCATTGCCGCCATCGGCCAGTTGTTACGCGCTCGCAATATCCTCTTTCACACTGACGCCGTGCAGGCTGTGGGGAAGATTCCGTTTACCGTCGATGACTGGGGAGTGGATCTCCTTTCCGTCGGGGGGCACAAGATCAACGGCCCCAAAGGAACCGGTCTTCTGTATGTGCGTAAAGGTGTGCGTTTAACCCCGCTTCTGTATGGTGGCGGACAGGAACGGGGATTGCGCCCTGGCACTCTAAACACAGCCGGTATCGTCGGATTAAGTGTCGCCCTCCAATTAGCTGTAGCGGAAGTGGAATCGATAAGGAAGCGATTGGAACAGCTTCGCAACCATTTGTGGAACCGTATTCAGACTGAAATTGGCGGAGTCACCCTCAACGGTCATCCACAACAACGCCTCCCTCATAACCTGAATATCAGCTTTGACCGGGTGGAGGGACAAGCGGTGATGTTGGAGCTGAATCGTTACGGAATCGCCGTTTCCAGCGGCTCAGCCTGTAGCGCCGGCAAACACGCTCCCTCCCATGTTCTCTCCGCCATGGGTCGAAGTGCGGAAGAAGCATACCAAAGCTTACGGATCACATTGGGCTGGGAGACTCAGTTGGAAGATGTGGACCGATTGGTGAAATGTTTAGAGGAAGTGATCGGCTACCTTCGCTCTCTCGTACCGGGTGAATGA
- a CDS encoding DinB family protein, translating to MRHRALQMYDYHTWANKQVLDHLKQLPPNLYHQEIKSVFPSIAHVIAHIYVVDTIWFAAMQEHTFQDIRAEADRLRETMPKKALEEAEGMFNQLSAQYQAFFEQQHDMEKIVTTAHPRYGTKHFRLADLVHHVVNHGTYHRGNISAMLHQLGHKGVATDYIHRL from the coding sequence ATGAGACATCGCGCTTTACAAATGTATGATTATCACACATGGGCCAACAAACAAGTATTGGATCACCTCAAGCAACTTCCGCCAAACCTCTACCACCAAGAGATTAAAAGTGTTTTTCCATCGATCGCACATGTGATCGCTCATATCTATGTGGTGGATACCATCTGGTTTGCTGCCATGCAGGAGCACACTTTTCAAGATATCCGCGCAGAGGCGGACCGGCTACGCGAGACGATGCCAAAGAAGGCATTAGAGGAAGCAGAGGGAATGTTTAACCAGTTATCCGCACAGTATCAAGCTTTTTTTGAACAGCAGCACGATATGGAAAAAATCGTAACGACCGCCCATCCCCGATATGGAACAAAGCATTTTCGTCTGGCGGATTTAGTCCATCATGTCGTCAACCACGGGACTTACCATCGGGGAAATATCAGTGCGATGCTACATCAACTGGGACACAAAGGCGTTGCCACTGATTATATCCATCGATTATAA
- the nadC gene encoding carboxylating nicotinate-nucleotide diphosphorylase, whose translation MNRLHLQQLVREALNEDIGYGDWTSEVLIPASHISQARLIAKEEGVVAGLEVAREVFAQWDPQLTFNPVVRDGAPVAPGEVLVQLEGSTRSILTAERVALNLLQRMSGIATVTQRVVRSLAGLPCRVLDTRKTTPGLRMLEKWAVQIGGGTNHRFGLSHGVMIKDNHIVAAGGLREAVECVRQRVGHMVQVEVEADTLEQVREAVELDIDALLLDNMDLSTLREAVQLAQGKAWTEASGGITPENARAVAETGVDAISLGWLTHSAPALDISLDLINKEGSS comes from the coding sequence ATGAATCGGTTACATTTGCAGCAATTGGTACGTGAAGCATTAAACGAGGATATCGGATACGGTGATTGGACTTCGGAGGTGTTGATTCCGGCATCCCATATCAGTCAGGCGCGGTTGATCGCTAAAGAGGAAGGCGTGGTTGCCGGGCTGGAAGTGGCGAGGGAAGTTTTTGCTCAATGGGATCCGCAGTTGACTTTTAACCCTGTGGTAAGGGATGGAGCGCCGGTAGCACCGGGTGAGGTTTTGGTTCAATTGGAAGGCAGCACCCGCTCCATTTTGACGGCGGAACGGGTAGCGCTCAATTTATTGCAGCGGATGTCGGGGATTGCTACAGTGACTCAGCGTGTCGTCCGTTCGTTGGCAGGGCTGCCTTGTCGCGTATTGGATACCCGTAAAACAACACCCGGTTTACGCATGTTGGAAAAATGGGCGGTTCAGATCGGTGGCGGTACCAACCACCGTTTTGGCCTTAGTCATGGGGTGATGATCAAGGATAACCATATCGTCGCTGCCGGTGGATTGCGGGAAGCGGTGGAGTGCGTGCGGCAACGGGTGGGCCATATGGTACAGGTGGAAGTGGAGGCAGACACATTGGAACAGGTGCGGGAAGCGGTGGAGCTGGATATCGATGCACTGTTGCTGGACAATATGGACCTTTCCACCTTGCGAGAGGCGGTGCAGTTGGCGCAAGGAAAAGCGTGGACCGAGGCTTCCGGTGGGATTACACCGGAAAATGCGCGCGCAGTCGCAGAGACCGGCGTTGATGCCATTTCCCTGGGCTGGTTGACCCATTCTGCCCCCGCTTTGGATATCAGCTTGGATTTGATCAACAAGGAGGGATCATCATGA
- a CDS encoding helix-turn-helix transcriptional regulator → MAKWDNLLAILWLLKARKRITAMQIAETLEISVRTVYRYIDALCASGVPIIAESGHDGGYYLQENFLETPLFFASTELKAMVHAALFAKGAGYPFSDHLASALEKIQFHLNEEQMDYLKRHTEGFDVIAPARGHAMEPLLQQLEQAVANAETILIAYTKKKADNPVERKIDPYGLAYRFDRWYIVGFCHLRQDLRTFRVDRIHHFSPTGDTFERPSDFSIRDYLLNRFNSFQITEEPTILVQIAGKEKSLDRLAEHWYLRHYLVERRDEQIHFMMEEDTVLEYLPRLLITYGASIHILEPAVLKDKIGELVKELAQHYSLSQLP, encoded by the coding sequence ATGGCAAAATGGGACAATCTATTGGCTATTTTGTGGCTGTTAAAAGCACGTAAGCGCATAACGGCGATGCAAATCGCGGAGACACTGGAAATCAGCGTGCGCACAGTTTATCGCTATATCGATGCGCTATGTGCCAGCGGCGTCCCGATTATAGCGGAGTCGGGACATGATGGTGGCTACTATTTGCAGGAAAATTTTTTGGAAACACCGTTGTTCTTCGCTTCCACTGAACTAAAAGCGATGGTTCATGCTGCCTTGTTTGCGAAAGGAGCGGGCTATCCCTTTAGCGACCATTTAGCGTCCGCACTGGAAAAAATTCAGTTCCATCTGAACGAGGAACAGATGGATTATTTAAAACGTCATACTGAAGGGTTTGACGTAATCGCACCAGCACGTGGGCACGCAATGGAGCCTCTATTACAGCAATTGGAACAGGCTGTGGCAAACGCCGAGACGATTCTCATCGCGTATACGAAAAAGAAAGCGGATAATCCCGTAGAGAGAAAAATCGACCCATATGGATTGGCTTACCGTTTCGATCGGTGGTATATCGTGGGATTTTGTCACCTGCGGCAGGATCTGCGGACGTTTCGGGTCGATCGCATCCATCATTTTTCACCGACTGGTGATACATTTGAACGACCAAGTGATTTTTCCATCCGCGATTATTTGCTTAATCGGTTTAACTCATTTCAAATCACGGAGGAACCGACAATCTTGGTGCAGATTGCGGGGAAAGAGAAGAGTCTTGACCGTCTCGCTGAACATTGGTATTTGCGGCATTATCTAGTGGAGCGAAGGGATGAACAGATCCATTTTATGATGGAAGAAGATACGGTTTTGGAGTATTTGCCCCGACTGCTGATCACATATGGGGCAAGTATTCACATCTTGGAGCCCGCAGTATTAAAAGATAAAATTGGTGAGCTGGTGAAAGAACTGGCTCAACACTATTCCCTTTCCCAACTTCCCTGA